The Levilactobacillus namurensis genomic interval TAGAGAAGGGGAGGATTTTTTAATGATGCCAGAATCTATTTTAAATCAACGTATCACCTTGAATAACGGTGTCACGATTCCACGGTTAGGCTTAGGCTCCTGGAAGGCGTCTAATACGGCGACTGACCAGGCGGTGAGTGCAGCCATTCAACAGGGCTACCGGTTGATCGACACCGCTAAACAGTATGGTAACGAAGCCGGTGTAGGTGCTGGGATTCGCAATGGTCTGTTAGCCACGGGCTTGAACCGAAAAGATCTCTTTGTGACCACCAAGGTGTATAACGGCGACCAAGGGTATGACAGCACGCTACGGGCTTTTGATCAGACCTTGAAGCAGTTACAGCTCCATTACGTCGATCTCTATTTGATTCACTGGCCAGTCGATGGGAAGTATATCGACACTTGGCGCGCCTTAGAGGAACTTTACCGTAACGGCCAGGTGCGCGCGATTGGAGTTTCTAACTTCGACCAAGAACGTCTAACGAACTTGTTAGATAAGACAGCGGTGACGCCAGTGATTAACCAGATGGAATTTAATCCGCTTAATCAAGAACGTGGGCTACGCCAGTTGATGCGGCTCACCGGGATTCAGTTGGAAGCCTGGTCCCCACTAGGCGGCGGGGCATCGTTGAATCAACCCGTGATTCAAGAATTGGCGCACAAGTACCATAAGACGCCCGCGCAGATTATCTTACGGTGGGATGATCAAGAAAATATTGTGACGATTCCTAAGTCCGTTCATTCCGGGCGCATCTTGGAAAACAGCCAGATTGACGACTTTACGTTGAGTGAGCATGACGTGGCGGCCATTCAAGCACTCGACCAGGAGAAGCGGGGCTTGTGGTATGATGATTTTGCTTGGCATAACCCGACGGATCCTAAAGCGATGAAGGATTTTGTCTCATCTTGGGATGATACGGCCAAGTATCAGAAGTAACCATTAGCGTACCAAAAGTGGCCTAAGGCGAATGTCTTAGGCCACTTTCTGTTGGGCCAGATTTTTACCGTAGGAGATACCCGCCGTCTACGGGTAACATGACCCCCGTGACATAATCGGAAGCGGCACTGGCTAGAAAGACCATGGGTCCCATGAGTTCGTCCGGGACACCCCAGTCACCGGAAGGGATGTGCGCTTTGATTTCGGGCCCCCGAACTGGGTCCTGCTGGAGTGCAACGGTCATGTCCGTCTTAATGTAGCCGGGTGCGAGGCCGTTGACCTGGATGTGGTAGGGCGCCAGTGCGTCAGCGTAGGCTTTAGTGAGGCCTAAAACGGCGTGTTTACTGGCGGTGTAAGGAAAGATGTACTTTCCCGCCCGGTAAGACTGCATGGACCCAATGTTGATGATTTTACCGTGATCTTGTGGGACCATCACTTGGGCGGCAGCGTGTGACAGGTAGTAGAGCGCGTTGAGGTTGACATCGATGACTCTTTGCCAATCGGCGTCCTTAAAGGCCAAGACGTCATCACGGCGTTGCATCCCCGCGTTGTTGACCAGGATATCCAGATGGCCGAAACGGTCGATCACCTGTTGGATGATCTGGGGGGCACACCCTTCTTCCGTGATGTCTTGCTGCAGAAAAGCAATTTGGTGGCCGTTGGCTTCAACTTTTTGCCGGGTGGTCTCCCAGCCGGTCTGTTGCCGACTGACCACGAAGATATCAGCCCCGTATAGCGATAGGGCTATGGCGTAGTTTTGGCCTAAACCACTAGCCCCACCAGTAATTAGCGCCACTTTACCGGTTAAATCAAAACTTTGACGATTAAACGTAGACATTTGCGTCACCCCTTTGAAAGATTAAAAGCCTCTGGCGTTAATATAGGCTGGTGGAAGGCGCCCTGTCAACGGCCAATATTTAGGGGCCAGCGTTAGGGGGATAAATTGACAAGAATCGCTTGCGTTATCCCGGGAATAAGGCTTAAGCTAGTGAGAGATATTTAAAGATATAAGGCAGGCACATATGAAAAAACTGGTAAAATTGAACTTTTTTAATACACTATCGAAGAAAATGGTCTTTGGATTCATTTTACTGATTATTCTGGGGACTATTCTTCTGAGTCTGCCAATTGCGACGGTTCATCAGCAAGGAACGGCCTTTATCGACGTTGTGTTCACGGCTGCTTCGGCGACCTGTATCACGGGGTTAACC includes:
- a CDS encoding aldo/keto reductase translates to MPESILNQRITLNNGVTIPRLGLGSWKASNTATDQAVSAAIQQGYRLIDTAKQYGNEAGVGAGIRNGLLATGLNRKDLFVTTKVYNGDQGYDSTLRAFDQTLKQLQLHYVDLYLIHWPVDGKYIDTWRALEELYRNGQVRAIGVSNFDQERLTNLLDKTAVTPVINQMEFNPLNQERGLRQLMRLTGIQLEAWSPLGGGASLNQPVIQELAHKYHKTPAQIILRWDDQENIVTIPKSVHSGRILENSQIDDFTLSEHDVAAIQALDQEKRGLWYDDFAWHNPTDPKAMKDFVSSWDDTAKYQK
- a CDS encoding SDR family NAD(P)-dependent oxidoreductase, with amino-acid sequence MSTFNRQSFDLTGKVALITGGASGLGQNYAIALSLYGADIFVVSRQQTGWETTRQKVEANGHQIAFLQQDITEEGCAPQIIQQVIDRFGHLDILVNNAGMQRRDDVLAFKDADWQRVIDVNLNALYYLSHAAAQVMVPQDHGKIINIGSMQSYRAGKYIFPYTASKHAVLGLTKAYADALAPYHIQVNGLAPGYIKTDMTVALQQDPVRGPEIKAHIPSGDWGVPDELMGPMVFLASAASDYVTGVMLPVDGGYLLR